TGTCGCAACGTGGGAGCGCCGGATGGGCCGCAAGTTGCGCAGCGAGCTGCTCGTCGCGGACGCCAGCCACACGGCCAGCGACATCCTCGTGAGCGTCGGCGTCCTCGTCGGACTGGTGGCGGTGCGGCTCGGCTGGCCGCTCGCGGACCCGCTGCTCGCCCTGCTGGTCGCCGGGGCGATCCTCTGGACCGCGGGGCAGGTGCTGCGCCAGGCGGACCGCTCGCTCTCGGACACCGCGCGCCTGCCGACCCCCGACGTCTGTGCGGTGGCGCTCGGCGTGCCCGGCGTGCTCGGCTGCCACTCGATCCGCACGCGCGGCGCGGAGGCTGCGGTCTACGTCGATTTACACATCCAGGTCGACCCGGCCGCGACCGTGGGCGAGGGGCACCGCGTGGCCGAGGCGGTCGAGCGCGCGATCTGCGACCGCTTCCCGGAGGTCGCGGACGTCCTGGCGCACCTCGAGCCGTACGACGCCTACCAGGCAGGCAAGACCAAGGCGGAGAACGTCGCGGGAGCCCTGTCCTAGGGCCTGGATCAGACCGGGGACGCCGGCCGCCGCCCGCTTCGCGCAGCGGGCCTTGCGCTCACGCGCTGGCGCCGATGCGCTCGCGGATGGCGCTGACCTGGGCGCGGCAGCTCTCGAACTCGTCGAGGTCGACGCGGATCTTCGCCTGGACGGCGAGCGCACGCTCCAGGTCCTCGAGCCGGCAGTGGCCGAGCGCGAGGATCGCCTCGCCGAACTTCATCCCGGGATGGCGCCGCTGGTAGGCGAGCGCGTCGGCCATGCGCTCGCGGTCGATGGTCCCGTCACGCACCAGCAGGAAGCCGAGCTTCGTCGCCTCGCGGAACTCCGCCCGCTTGCGGTGGAAGGACTCGAGGAACGCGCGCGCCGGCAGTCCGTCGATCCTCGTCCCCTCGCGGAGGAGGCCCGCGTCGTCCAGGGCGTTGGCGAGCAGCTCCTGACCCGTGGCCCCGAACGGGTTGAACCGCTCCGTGTCGATCCCCGCGACGTCCATGGCGCCCCCTCTACTTCTCCGCCTCGAGCGCCGCGATCTTGCGGTTGAGGCGTTCGATGAGCTGGTCGAAGGTCTCCTTCGCCAGCAGCTGGGTGAACTGCTTGCGGTAGTTGCGGACCGTGTCGACCTCGTCGACGACGTAGTTGACGATGACCCACTGCGAGCCGCGCAGCGCCATGTGGTAGTCGAGCGGGATCCGGTCGTCCTTGTAGTGGGCCAGCGTGTGCACGGTGGCCGTGGCGCCCTTGATCTCCTCGCCCAGGTACTCGAAGCGGTCGGCGCGGTAGCGGCCGAGCTTCTTGATCGAGGTGATGCGCAGCAGCCGCGTGAAGGTGTCTTTGAAGAGCGTGCACTGCGCCGGGGTGAGCTTCGGGCAGAAGGAGTCGATGGCGGCGGCGGAGATCGCCGCGTAGTCCGTGACGCCGTCGATGAGCGCGAACAGCTGCTTCTCGACCGCGGCGTCGACCACCGGATGGGCCTTGAAGATCGCGAGCACCGCCTCGTTGGAGGCCCGCACTGCCTCCAGCGGGACGGGCACGGCTCCGGCCGGCGCCGCGGCGGCCAGCAACGCGATCGCGAGCGGCGCGACGAGCCTACAGAGAGACCTTCCCACGTTCCACCCACCCCAGGTAGAGGTTCACGTCCCCGAGGACGAAGCTCAGGCGCGCGATCGCCAGGTTCAGCGCCAGCTCGCGCTGCGGCTCCTCGGCCCGCAGCTCGTAGTACTTCTCGTAGGAGTCGAGCACCTTCGAGACCTCCTCCAGGCCCGTCTCCCAGGTGTCGAGCACCAGGCGCAGCCGGCTCTTGGCGGCCTTGAGCGCCGAGCGGGCCGACTCCAGGAGCGCGCGCTCGCGCACCGTGGCGCGCAGCGCCTGGCGCACGTCGACGCCGACCTTCGAGCGCAGTGCGGCGAGCCGCTCCGCCACCGCCCGCCGCTCGTCGAG
The genomic region above belongs to bacterium and contains:
- a CDS encoding cation diffusion facilitator family transporter, with translation MGFTRSATGADAARARGVRVVLWAILGLNLAVAAAKYFYGVATASISMQADGFHSLFDGTSNIVGLIGLAVAVRPPDRDHPYGHAKYETYAAAIIGAMLLLASWKVGSAAWQRLSDGGEPPRVDAGSFIVMIVTLGVNIGVATWERRMGRKLRSELLVADASHTASDILVSVGVLVGLVAVRLGWPLADPLLALLVAGAILWTAGQVLRQADRSLSDTARLPTPDVCAVALGVPGVLGCHSIRTRGAEAAVYVDLHIQVDPAATVGEGHRVAEAVERAICDRFPEVADVLAHLEPYDAYQAGKTKAENVAGALS
- a CDS encoding ABC transporter substrate-binding protein, translated to MGRSLCRLVAPLAIALLAAAAPAGAVPVPLEAVRASNEAVLAIFKAHPVVDAAVEKQLFALIDGVTDYAAISAAAIDSFCPKLTPAQCTLFKDTFTRLLRITSIKKLGRYRADRFEYLGEEIKGATATVHTLAHYKDDRIPLDYHMALRGSQWVIVNYVVDEVDTVRNYRKQFTQLLAKETFDQLIERLNRKIAALEAEK